The Pseudolabrys sp. FHR47 genome contains a region encoding:
- a CDS encoding sulfite reductase subunit alpha has product MTQNVPSPLPMLVPETAPFNDEQRNWLNGFFAGLIALDSSGVTPLSADQAQALLGGIDGTEHAEDDDGGAPWHDQTIPIAERMKLAEGKPLRWKMMAAMAQQDCGQCGYDCKNYSGAIVSGAETRLNLCVPGGKETARMVKALYEELGSAPKAAVPAAAAEATPAPQGKPGTSRDNPSTAKVLSRKLLNKPGSEKETWHVEIDLAGSGIEYQVGDAFGLFPHNDPNLVEQVMKALGAPPDYDINGRTLRQVLTDSVSLSPAPDMLFQLFSYITGGERRKKARALATGEDPDKDAATLDVLAALEKFAGTAPDPEAFIESLDPLQPRLYSISSSPKTEKDRVTLTVDTVRYTIKNRQRLGVCSTLLAERIDPGAILKAYVQKAHAFALPVDPNVPIVMIGPGTGVAPFRAFLYDRLADKAPGRNWLFFGHQRSSCDFFYEDELKAMRASGFLTRLTLAWSRDGDEKIYVQDRMRETGRDIWAWLSEGAHVYVCGDAKRMAKDVELALVDIVAEHGGKPGEEAVLFVSDLKKKGRYQQDVY; this is encoded by the coding sequence ATGACGCAGAATGTGCCATCTCCGCTGCCGATGCTGGTGCCGGAAACCGCGCCTTTCAACGACGAACAGCGCAACTGGCTCAACGGCTTCTTCGCCGGTTTGATCGCGCTCGATTCGTCGGGCGTCACGCCGTTGTCCGCCGATCAGGCGCAGGCTCTGCTCGGCGGCATCGACGGCACGGAACACGCCGAAGACGATGACGGCGGCGCGCCCTGGCACGACCAGACCATCCCGATCGCCGAGCGCATGAAACTTGCCGAGGGCAAGCCGCTGCGCTGGAAGATGATGGCGGCCATGGCGCAGCAGGACTGCGGCCAGTGTGGCTACGACTGCAAGAACTATTCGGGCGCCATCGTCTCCGGCGCCGAGACGCGGCTGAATCTGTGCGTGCCGGGCGGCAAGGAAACCGCGCGCATGGTCAAGGCGCTCTATGAGGAGCTCGGCAGTGCGCCGAAAGCGGCGGTGCCCGCAGCGGCTGCGGAAGCAACTCCAGCGCCGCAGGGCAAGCCCGGCACCTCGCGCGACAACCCATCCACCGCGAAAGTGCTGTCGCGCAAACTGCTCAACAAGCCGGGCTCCGAGAAGGAAACCTGGCATGTCGAGATCGATCTCGCGGGTTCGGGGATCGAGTACCAGGTCGGCGATGCCTTTGGACTGTTCCCGCATAACGATCCGAATTTGGTCGAGCAGGTGATGAAGGCGCTCGGTGCGCCGCCGGATTACGACATCAACGGCCGCACCTTGCGTCAGGTGCTGACCGACAGCGTGTCGCTGTCGCCGGCGCCGGACATGCTGTTCCAGCTGTTCTCCTACATCACTGGCGGCGAGCGCCGGAAGAAGGCGCGAGCGCTGGCGACCGGTGAAGACCCCGACAAGGACGCCGCGACGCTCGATGTGCTTGCTGCGCTGGAGAAGTTCGCCGGTACCGCGCCCGATCCGGAGGCCTTCATCGAGTCGCTCGATCCCTTGCAGCCGCGGCTCTACTCGATCTCGTCCTCGCCCAAGACCGAGAAAGACCGCGTCACGCTCACCGTCGACACCGTGCGCTATACGATCAAAAACAGACAGCGCCTCGGCGTCTGCTCGACTTTGCTCGCCGAGCGCATCGACCCCGGCGCAATCCTGAAAGCCTATGTGCAGAAGGCGCACGCCTTCGCGCTGCCGGTCGATCCTAATGTGCCGATCGTCATGATCGGCCCGGGCACCGGCGTCGCGCCGTTCCGCGCCTTCCTGTACGACCGACTTGCGGACAAGGCGCCGGGCCGCAACTGGCTGTTCTTCGGCCATCAGCGCTCAAGCTGCGACTTCTTCTATGAGGATGAGTTGAAGGCGATGCGCGCTTCCGGCTTCCTTACGCGTTTGACGCTTGCCTGGTCGCGTGACGGCGACGAGAAAATCTATGTGCAGGACCGCATGCGCGAGACCGGTCGCGATATCTGGGCCTGGCTTAGCGAAGGCGCACATGTCTATGTCTGCGGCGATGCCAAGCGCATGGCGAAAGACGTTGAGCTGGCGCTGGTTGACATCGTTGCTGAGCACGGCGGCAAACCGGGCGAAGAGGCCGTGCTGTTCGTCTCGGATTTGAAGAAAAAAGGCCGCTATCAGCAGGACGTCTATTGA
- a CDS encoding NirA family protein, giving the protein MSSDFSPDQKRYLEGFASGLTAARAARGALPKGGGSEPSGPDAVHIKAQDATVAKGGKLNDQEKIKREQHPFDAYDRLKTQAKNNEAPKPADNFRWRYYGLFYVAPTQTSYMCRLRIPNGIMKHWQLSGLADLTDRCAGPYSHVTTRANLQIREIEPKNAVEVVEGIMELGLGSRGSGADNIRNVTGTPTAGIDPQELLDTRPYAREWHHHILNERALYGLPRKFNVGFDGAGRIPVLEDTNDIGFQAVEVRDGFGVESGVYFRLALGGITGHRDFARDTGVILKPEEATPIADAIVRVYIEHGDRTDRNKARLKYVLDAWGFEKFLAHVEEKLGRKLVHVPAEAIAPRPGFDRTAHIGVHPQKQTGFNWIGVVFPVGKMDTTQMRGLAKVAQDFGDGDIRLTVWQNLLISGVADARVKDAVAAIEALGLKTEATPIRAGLVACTGATGCRFAAAHTKETAEEIAQWCEPRVRLDSPVNIHLTGCHHSCAQHYIGDIGLIACKVDIGEEADPVEGFHILVGGGFGPDAAIARDIYRDVKSPEVPRTIEKMLKGYLAHREGDETFLAFSRRHDVEALQAMFKAEHGE; this is encoded by the coding sequence ATGTCCAGCGACTTCAGCCCGGACCAGAAACGGTACCTCGAAGGCTTCGCCTCCGGCCTGACGGCGGCGCGCGCCGCCCGCGGCGCCTTGCCGAAAGGTGGCGGCAGTGAGCCGAGCGGGCCCGATGCGGTTCACATCAAGGCGCAGGATGCGACAGTCGCCAAAGGCGGCAAGCTCAACGATCAGGAGAAGATCAAGCGCGAGCAGCATCCGTTTGACGCCTATGACCGCCTGAAGACTCAGGCGAAGAACAACGAAGCGCCAAAGCCGGCCGACAATTTCCGCTGGCGCTATTACGGCCTGTTTTACGTGGCGCCGACGCAGACATCCTATATGTGCCGTCTGCGCATCCCGAACGGCATCATGAAGCACTGGCAGTTGTCGGGCCTTGCCGATCTGACAGATCGCTGCGCCGGACCCTACAGCCACGTTACGACGCGCGCCAACCTGCAGATCCGCGAGATCGAGCCGAAGAATGCCGTCGAGGTCGTCGAGGGCATCATGGAGCTCGGCCTCGGCTCGCGCGGTTCCGGCGCCGACAATATCCGTAACGTCACCGGTACGCCGACCGCCGGTATCGATCCGCAGGAACTTCTCGATACGCGACCCTATGCCCGGGAGTGGCACCACCACATCCTGAACGAACGCGCGCTGTATGGCCTGCCGCGCAAGTTCAACGTCGGCTTCGACGGGGCCGGGCGCATCCCGGTGCTGGAGGACACCAACGACATCGGGTTCCAGGCGGTGGAGGTGAGGGACGGCTTCGGCGTGGAATCCGGGGTCTACTTCCGCCTCGCGCTCGGCGGCATCACCGGACACCGCGATTTTGCCCGCGACACCGGCGTCATCCTCAAGCCGGAGGAGGCAACGCCGATCGCCGATGCCATTGTCCGCGTCTATATCGAGCATGGCGACCGCACCGACCGCAACAAGGCGCGCCTGAAATATGTGCTCGACGCCTGGGGATTCGAGAAATTCCTCGCCCATGTTGAGGAAAAGCTCGGCCGCAAGCTCGTTCATGTGCCGGCCGAGGCCATCGCGCCGCGCCCGGGCTTCGATCGCACCGCGCATATCGGCGTGCATCCGCAAAAGCAGACTGGGTTCAATTGGATCGGCGTCGTCTTCCCGGTTGGCAAGATGGACACGACGCAAATGCGCGGGCTCGCTAAAGTCGCGCAGGATTTCGGCGATGGCGATATCCGCCTGACGGTGTGGCAGAACCTGTTGATCTCCGGCGTCGCCGACGCGCGCGTGAAGGATGCGGTTGCCGCCATCGAGGCGCTCGGCCTCAAGACCGAGGCGACCCCGATCCGCGCCGGCTTGGTCGCCTGTACTGGCGCGACCGGCTGCCGCTTCGCCGCCGCGCATACCAAAGAGACGGCCGAGGAGATCGCGCAATGGTGCGAACCGCGCGTTAGGCTCGATAGTCCGGTGAACATTCATCTCACCGGTTGTCATCATTCCTGCGCACAGCATTACATCGGCGATATCGGGCTGATCGCCTGCAAGGTCGATATAGGCGAGGAGGCCGATCCGGTTGAAGGCTTCCATATTCTTGTCGGCGGCGGTTTTGGTCCGGACGCGGCCATCGCCCGTGACATCTATCGCGATGTGAAGTCACCGGAGGTGCCGCGCACCATCGAGAAAATGTTGAAAGGCTATCTCGCTCATCGCGAGGGTGACGAGACCTTCCTCGCTTTCTCGCGCCGTCACGATGTCGAAGCGTTGCAGGCCATGTTCAAGGCGGAGCACGGCGAATGA
- a CDS encoding NAD(P)/FAD-dependent oxidoreductase, protein MSEPLVIIGNGMAAAKLVEELNARSLGRYAVCVIGDEPRLAYNRVLLSSVLAREVSQGDIELKSADWWRAHGVTLLYGYRAISIDPDIRRVRLANGATLPFAKLVLATGSKAIRLNVPGMDMPGVVTFRDLSDVASMEQASKTHKQAAVIGGGLLGLEAAYGLAKAGMQVSVIHLMDRLMERQLDAHASSMLKAAVEAKGIAVHLSAETAAIKGERHASKVLLKDGRAIDADLVVVAAGIRANSDLAATAGLDINRGIVVDDHMQTSRADIYAIGECAEHRGACYGLVEPAYEQARVLAAHLSGGKASYQGSVLATNLKVSGVNVYSAGDFMGAPGTENIVLSDPGLGSYKKLVLKDGRLVGAVLFGDTVDGLWYSELIKTGAPVGAMRSDLVFGRALAERAVTKPATPKPLLPKTLAA, encoded by the coding sequence ATGAGCGAGCCTCTCGTCATCATCGGCAACGGCATGGCCGCCGCAAAGCTCGTGGAGGAGCTTAATGCGCGCTCGCTCGGCCGTTATGCGGTTTGCGTGATCGGCGACGAACCGCGGCTGGCCTACAATCGCGTGCTGCTGTCGTCGGTGCTGGCGCGCGAGGTGTCGCAGGGCGACATCGAACTTAAGTCCGCCGACTGGTGGCGCGCCCACGGCGTGACGCTGCTTTACGGCTATCGCGCGATCTCGATCGATCCGGACATTCGCCGCGTCAGGCTCGCCAATGGCGCGACGCTGCCTTTCGCCAAGCTGGTACTGGCGACCGGCTCGAAGGCCATTCGGCTCAATGTGCCGGGCATGGACATGCCGGGCGTCGTCACCTTTCGCGATCTTTCTGACGTGGCCTCGATGGAGCAGGCATCGAAGACGCACAAGCAGGCGGCTGTGATCGGTGGCGGCCTGCTGGGTCTCGAAGCGGCTTACGGACTGGCGAAAGCCGGTATGCAGGTATCGGTCATTCATCTGATGGATCGTTTGATGGAACGCCAGCTCGATGCGCACGCGTCGTCGATGCTGAAGGCGGCGGTCGAAGCCAAGGGCATCGCCGTCCATCTCAGCGCCGAGACAGCGGCGATCAAGGGCGAACGCCACGCCAGCAAAGTGCTTCTGAAGGACGGCCGCGCGATCGACGCCGACCTCGTTGTCGTCGCTGCCGGCATTCGCGCCAACAGCGATCTTGCTGCCACGGCGGGCCTCGACATCAATCGCGGCATCGTCGTCGACGATCATATGCAAACGAGCAGGGCGGACATCTATGCCATCGGCGAATGCGCCGAGCATCGCGGCGCCTGTTATGGCCTGGTCGAGCCGGCCTATGAGCAGGCGCGCGTGCTAGCCGCGCATCTCTCCGGCGGCAAGGCCTCGTACCAAGGCAGCGTACTTGCCACCAATCTCAAGGTGTCGGGCGTCAATGTCTATTCCGCTGGAGATTTCATGGGTGCACCGGGCACCGAAAACATCGTGCTCTCCGATCCAGGCCTCGGCAGCTACAAGAAATTGGTTCTGAAAGATGGCAGGCTTGTCGGTGCCGTCCTGTTCGGCGATACGGTGGACGGCCTCTGGTATTCGGAACTGATCAAGACCGGTGCGCCCGTTGGCGCGATGCGTAGCGATCTCGTCTTCGGCCGCGCGCTGGCCGAGCGCGCGGTTACGAAACCGGCAACGCCGAAGCCGCTCCTTCCCAAAACTCTGGCTGCGTGA
- a CDS encoding ABC transporter ATP-binding protein produces MAILELKQISKSYGEGDKRTRVLKNVSLKVEDGEFVAIVGFSGSGKTTLISLMAGLTKPDSGEVLFKGAPVKEPGPERGVVFQSYSLMPWLSVRDNVALAVDSVRAGKPAKARHERTARYVNMVGLSHATDRKPAELSGGMRQRVAVARALAMDPQVLLLDEPLSALDALTRAKLQTEIEEIWSQEKKTVVLITNDVDEAILLADRIVPLNPGPDASFGPEFRVPFERPRDRAAMNSSPAYKKLRAAITEYLMDAGIQRAAGAEEARELPNVVPVRFDSGPPPAYKQAAETPFDQRYVEFFEVRKTFATPKGPLTVVDGFDLLMKKGEFISLIGHSGCGKSTVLSMVAGLQDVTSGGIVLDNKEVAGAGPDRAVVFQAPSLLPWMTARENVALGVDRVYPHASKAERDDIVTYYLSRVGLGDAMDKRATELSNGMKQRVGIARAFALSPKLLLLDEPFGMLDSLTRWELQEVLMEVWSRTQVTAICVTHDVDEAILLADRVVMMTNGPNARIGKIMSVDIERPRTRRALLEHARYYEYRAELLNFLEDFEHGAGGKSTAKPEAA; encoded by the coding sequence ATGGCAATTCTCGAACTGAAGCAGATCTCGAAGTCCTATGGCGAAGGCGACAAGCGCACGCGCGTGCTCAAGAACGTGTCGCTCAAGGTCGAGGATGGTGAATTCGTCGCCATTGTCGGCTTTTCCGGCTCGGGCAAGACCACGCTCATCTCGCTGATGGCCGGTCTGACTAAACCTGATTCCGGCGAGGTGCTGTTCAAGGGGGCGCCGGTCAAGGAGCCGGGGCCGGAGCGCGGCGTCGTGTTCCAGAGCTACTCGCTGATGCCGTGGCTGTCGGTGCGCGACAACGTCGCGCTCGCGGTCGATTCCGTGCGGGCGGGCAAGCCGGCGAAGGCGCGCCACGAGCGGACCGCGCGTTACGTGAACATGGTCGGCCTGTCCCATGCTACGGACCGCAAGCCGGCCGAATTGTCGGGCGGCATGCGCCAGCGTGTCGCCGTGGCCCGTGCGCTGGCGATGGACCCGCAAGTTCTGCTGCTTGACGAGCCGCTGTCGGCGCTCGATGCGCTGACGCGTGCCAAGCTGCAGACCGAGATCGAGGAAATCTGGTCGCAGGAAAAGAAAACGGTCGTTCTCATCACCAATGACGTCGACGAGGCGATCCTGCTCGCCGACCGCATCGTCCCGCTCAATCCCGGCCCCGATGCCTCGTTCGGCCCCGAATTCCGCGTGCCGTTCGAGCGCCCGCGCGATCGTGCGGCGATGAATTCCAGCCCGGCCTACAAGAAGCTGCGCGCCGCCATCACCGAGTATCTCATGGACGCCGGCATCCAGCGTGCGGCCGGAGCCGAGGAGGCGCGCGAACTGCCGAATGTCGTGCCGGTCCGTTTCGATTCCGGTCCGCCGCCAGCCTACAAGCAGGCCGCCGAGACGCCGTTCGATCAGCGCTATGTGGAATTCTTCGAGGTCCGCAAGACATTCGCCACGCCAAAGGGCCCGCTCACGGTGGTCGACGGCTTCGACCTACTGATGAAGAAGGGCGAATTCATCTCGCTCATCGGCCATTCCGGCTGCGGCAAGTCGACGGTGCTGTCGATGGTCGCCGGGCTCCAGGATGTAACGTCCGGCGGCATCGTGCTCGACAACAAGGAAGTCGCCGGCGCCGGCCCGGATCGTGCCGTGGTGTTCCAGGCGCCGTCGCTGCTGCCCTGGATGACGGCGCGCGAGAACGTCGCGCTCGGCGTGGATCGCGTCTATCCGCACGCCTCCAAGGCGGAGCGCGATGACATTGTTACTTACTATCTCTCGCGCGTCGGCCTCGGTGACGCGATGGACAAGCGCGCCACCGAATTGTCGAACGGCATGAAACAGCGCGTCGGCATCGCGCGCGCTTTCGCGCTGTCGCCGAAGCTGCTGCTGCTCGATGAGCCGTTTGGCATGCTCGATTCGCTCACACGTTGGGAGTTGCAGGAAGTGCTGATGGAAGTGTGGTCGCGCACCCAGGTGACCGCGATTTGCGTCACCCACGATGTCGACGAGGCGATCCTGCTCGCCGATCGCGTGGTGATGATGACCAACGGCCCAAACGCCCGCATCGGCAAGATCATGAGCGTCGACATCGAGCGGCCGCGCACGCGCCGCGCTCTGCTCGAGCACGCGCGCTACTACGAATACCGCGCGGAATTGCTGAACTTCCTCGAGGACTTCGAACACGGTGCCGGCGGTAAATCGACGGCGAAGCCCGAAGCAGCATAG
- a CDS encoding ABC transporter permease subunit: protein MSTASEVAPLALTTDAERAARRQRWQMRITRVAGFFNILGLGFAVPLMRIATGESVKPQLKELWTSTGIPLMAIAIFLVAWGFTAPLVNTSLGALPGPAQVWQQAGVLWADHFAERAKEQAFNERQQQRNAALLAKDPSAEVRMRPYTGKPTFFDQIITSLQTVFAGFLFGTLVAVPLGVVCGLSKTVNTAINPLVQIFKPVSPLAWLPIVTMVVSALYVSADPLFAKSFVISAITVTLCSLWPTLINTAVGVASIDKDLINVGRVLRLPWYTKVVKIVLPSSLPLIFTGLRLSLGVGWMVLIAAEMLAQNPGLGKFVWDEFQNGSSSSLAKIMVAVFTIGIIGFLLDRVMLAFQVAFTHSATR, encoded by the coding sequence ATGTCGACCGCCAGCGAAGTTGCCCCTCTCGCCCTCACGACCGACGCCGAACGCGCCGCACGGCGCCAGCGCTGGCAGATGCGGATCACACGCGTTGCTGGCTTCTTCAATATCCTCGGCCTCGGCTTTGCCGTGCCGCTGATGCGTATCGCGACCGGCGAAAGCGTCAAGCCGCAACTCAAGGAGTTGTGGACCTCGACCGGCATTCCGTTGATGGCGATCGCGATCTTCCTGGTCGCCTGGGGTTTCACCGCGCCGCTGGTGAATACCAGTCTCGGCGCGCTGCCGGGACCGGCACAGGTGTGGCAGCAGGCCGGCGTGCTCTGGGCCGATCATTTCGCCGAACGGGCCAAGGAGCAGGCCTTCAACGAACGGCAGCAACAGCGCAACGCCGCGCTGCTGGCGAAGGATCCGTCCGCCGAAGTTCGGATGCGGCCTTACACGGGCAAGCCGACCTTCTTCGATCAGATCATCACCAGCCTGCAAACTGTGTTCGCCGGCTTCCTGTTCGGAACGCTGGTGGCTGTGCCGCTCGGGGTGGTGTGCGGCCTGTCGAAGACGGTGAACACCGCGATCAATCCGCTGGTGCAGATATTCAAGCCGGTGTCGCCGCTCGCCTGGCTGCCGATCGTCACCATGGTTGTGAGCGCGCTGTATGTCTCGGCCGATCCGCTGTTCGCCAAATCCTTCGTCATTTCGGCGATCACGGTGACGTTGTGCTCGCTGTGGCCGACCCTGATCAATACCGCGGTCGGCGTCGCCTCGATCGACAAGGACCTCATCAATGTCGGCCGCGTGCTGCGGCTGCCCTGGTACACGAAGGTCGTGAAGATCGTGCTGCCGTCGTCACTGCCGCTGATCTTCACCGGCCTGCGGCTGTCGCTCGGTGTCGGCTGGATGGTGCTGATCGCTGCGGAAATGCTGGCGCAGAATCCGGGCCTCGGCAAATTCGTCTGGGACGAATTCCAGAACGGTTCGTCGTCCTCGCTCGCCAAGATCATGGTGGCGGTGTTCACCATCGGCATCATCGGCTTCCTGCTCGATCGCGTGATGCTCGCGTTCCAGGTCGCCTTCACCCATTCGGCGACGCGCTAG
- a CDS encoding CmpA/NrtA family ABC transporter substrate-binding protein, protein MPHIAKAAIKPEKEDLKFGFIKLTDMAPIAIAKELGFFEDEGLYVAAEPQANWKVLLDRVITGELDGAHMLAGQPLGATVGFGTKAHVITPFSMDLNGNGITVAKSVWEEMAKYIPKGPDGKFVHPIKADALKKVVDKFKAEGKPFNMAMVFPLSTHNYELRYWLASGGIHPGFYSPTDISGQILGDVLLSVTPPPQMPATLEAGTIMGYCVGEPWNQQAVIKGIGVPVITDYEIWKNNPEKVFGFSADFQQKNPGTVLAATKALIRAGEWLDANNNANRMKAVEILAKPEYVGADAKVIANSMTGTFEYEKGDKREVPDFNVFFRYFATYPYYSDAVWYLTQMRRWGQIPEAKSDAWFDETAKKVYRPDLYLEAAKALVAEGKAKKADFPWDSNGYRAPTNEFIDGVTYDGKKPNAYLDSLTIGLKGDQKMSGAKVVAK, encoded by the coding sequence ATGCCGCATATCGCCAAGGCGGCGATTAAGCCGGAAAAGGAAGACCTCAAGTTCGGCTTCATCAAGCTCACTGACATGGCGCCAATCGCCATCGCCAAGGAGCTCGGCTTCTTCGAGGACGAGGGTCTGTATGTCGCCGCCGAACCCCAGGCGAACTGGAAGGTGCTGCTCGACCGCGTCATCACCGGCGAACTCGACGGCGCGCACATGCTCGCCGGCCAGCCGCTCGGCGCCACCGTCGGCTTCGGTACCAAGGCGCATGTCATCACGCCTTTCTCTATGGACCTCAACGGCAACGGCATCACGGTGGCCAAGTCGGTCTGGGAGGAGATGGCCAAATATATCCCCAAGGGCCCGGACGGAAAGTTCGTGCATCCGATCAAGGCGGATGCGCTGAAGAAGGTCGTCGACAAGTTCAAGGCCGAGGGCAAGCCCTTCAACATGGCCATGGTGTTCCCGTTGTCGACGCACAATTACGAACTGCGCTACTGGCTCGCTTCGGGCGGCATTCATCCCGGCTTCTATTCGCCGACCGACATTTCCGGCCAGATCCTCGGCGACGTTCTTCTCTCGGTGACGCCGCCGCCGCAGATGCCGGCGACGCTCGAGGCCGGCACCATCATGGGCTATTGCGTCGGCGAGCCGTGGAACCAGCAGGCGGTGATCAAGGGCATCGGCGTGCCGGTGATCACCGACTACGAAATCTGGAAGAACAATCCGGAGAAGGTGTTCGGCTTCAGCGCCGACTTCCAGCAGAAGAATCCCGGCACCGTGCTGGCCGCAACCAAGGCGCTGATCCGCGCCGGCGAATGGCTGGACGCCAACAACAACGCCAACCGCATGAAGGCGGTCGAAATCCTGGCCAAGCCCGAATATGTCGGCGCCGACGCCAAGGTGATCGCCAACTCGATGACCGGCACCTTCGAATACGAGAAGGGCGACAAGCGCGAGGTGCCCGACTTCAACGTGTTCTTCCGCTACTTCGCGACCTATCCCTATTACTCCGATGCCGTCTGGTACCTGACGCAAATGCGCCGCTGGGGCCAGATTCCGGAAGCCAAGAGCGACGCCTGGTTCGATGAGACCGCCAAGAAGGTCTATCGCCCCGATCTTTATCTCGAGGCCGCCAAGGCTCTGGTCGCCGAAGGCAAGGCGAAGAAAGCCGACTTCCCGTGGGATTCGAACGGCTATCGCGCGCCGACCAACGAGTTCATCGACGGCGTCACCTACGACGGAAAGAAGCCGAACGCGTATCTCGACAGCCTCACCATCGGCCTTAAAGGCGACCAGAAGATGTCTGGCGCCAAAGTGGTCGCCAAGTGA
- a CDS encoding CmpA/NrtA family ABC transporter substrate-binding protein — MSGRNLRIGYIPLVDAAALIAAVDCGFAAQEGIAIDLVREVSWSNVRDKLNIGLFDAAHLLSPVAIASSLGIGHVRVPLIAPFNLGLNGNAVTVSTRLHAALLNAADGSLADPMVSARALARLIEERKSRHAEPLTFGMTFPFSHHNYQLRFWMAAGGIDPDEDVRLVVLPPPYMVESLQSGHVDGFCVGAPWNSVAVDAGVGRILHFGCELMARVSEKVLAVREPWANENGEALAALIRALSKASHYVADATNVAAVSEAVAKRIGVDATLVVRSLTGHLKVAPDGMTRASDHYMLIGREGADRPDPVQAAWAYAQIVRWGQAAYSEELSDLAQSVFRADLYDAALGLSPPAPSGGPDDGIGAFIGPRFDAADISGHLEIWRTRRPGRPRLSVVR, encoded by the coding sequence GTGAGCGGGCGTAATCTCCGTATCGGATATATTCCGTTGGTCGATGCCGCGGCGCTGATCGCGGCGGTCGATTGCGGCTTTGCCGCGCAGGAGGGCATCGCGATCGACCTCGTTCGCGAAGTGTCGTGGTCGAACGTCCGGGATAAGCTCAATATCGGCCTGTTCGACGCCGCGCATCTCCTGTCGCCGGTCGCGATCGCGTCGTCGCTCGGCATCGGCCATGTGCGGGTGCCGCTGATTGCGCCTTTCAATCTGGGCCTGAACGGCAATGCCGTCACGGTCTCGACCAGGCTCCATGCCGCGCTGTTGAACGCCGCCGATGGCAGTCTCGCCGATCCGATGGTGTCGGCCCGGGCGCTGGCGCGGTTGATCGAGGAGCGCAAGAGCCGCCATGCCGAGCCGCTGACCTTCGGCATGACGTTCCCGTTCTCGCATCACAACTACCAGCTTCGCTTCTGGATGGCGGCCGGGGGGATCGACCCGGACGAGGACGTTCGTCTTGTCGTATTGCCGCCGCCCTACATGGTGGAAAGCCTGCAAAGCGGTCATGTCGATGGTTTCTGTGTCGGCGCGCCCTGGAATTCGGTCGCGGTCGATGCCGGCGTCGGACGCATTCTGCATTTCGGTTGCGAGCTGATGGCGCGCGTCTCGGAAAAAGTCCTGGCGGTTCGCGAACCCTGGGCGAACGAAAACGGCGAGGCGCTCGCGGCGCTCATTCGCGCGCTGTCGAAGGCCAGCCATTACGTCGCCGATGCAACCAATGTGGCGGCGGTGTCCGAGGCCGTGGCCAAGCGGATCGGCGTCGACGCCACACTGGTCGTGCGCAGTCTGACCGGCCATCTCAAGGTCGCGCCGGATGGCATGACGCGCGCAAGCGACCATTACATGCTCATCGGCCGCGAGGGCGCCGACCGACCCGATCCGGTGCAGGCGGCCTGGGCCTATGCCCAGATCGTGCGCTGGGGACAGGCGGCCTACAGCGAAGAGCTGAGCGATCTTGCTCAATCGGTATTTCGCGCGGATCTCTACGACGCCGCGCTTGGTCTCTCGCCGCCTGCCCCATCGGGCGGACCGGACGATGGCATCGGTGCCTTCATCGGCCCCCGTTTCGATGCCGCCGATATCAGCGGTCATCTCGAAATCTGGCGCACCCGGCGCCCGGGCCGACCGCGCCTGTCGGTGGTGCGCTGA
- a CDS encoding ANTAR domain-containing response regulator: protein MAETRKGSDPGSQPQGGSRDASLKIAIVDESPIRAAILEDGLREAGFTQVERIDETRNLLARIYALDPDVILIDLESPSRDMLEQMFQMSRIVKRPIAMFVDQSDTASIQASVDAGVSAYIVGNLQKDRIKAILDLCISRFNAFSRLQSELDEAKDALQERKVIDRAKGILMKAKNLSEDDAYALMRKTAMNENKKIADIAQSVITAAEMFK from the coding sequence GTGGCTGAAACGCGCAAAGGTTCGGACCCCGGCTCGCAGCCGCAGGGCGGTTCGCGCGACGCGTCGCTGAAAATCGCGATCGTCGACGAAAGCCCCATCCGGGCCGCCATTCTCGAAGACGGCCTGCGCGAGGCCGGCTTCACCCAGGTCGAGCGCATCGACGAGACGCGCAACCTGCTCGCCCGCATCTATGCGCTCGACCCCGACGTCATCCTCATCGACCTGGAAAGCCCGAGCCGCGACATGCTCGAGCAGATGTTCCAGATGAGCCGCATTGTTAAACGCCCGATCGCAATGTTCGTCGATCAGAGCGACACGGCCTCGATCCAGGCATCGGTCGATGCCGGCGTCTCGGCCTATATCGTCGGCAACCTTCAAAAAGATCGCATCAAGGCCATCCTCGATCTCTGTATTTCGCGATTCAACGCCTTCTCGCGCCTGCAAAGCGAACTGGACGAAGCGAAAGACGCATTGCAGGAGCGCAAGGTCATCGATCGTGCCAAGGGCATTCTGATGAAAGCGAAGAACCTGTCCGAGGACGATGCCTATGCGCTGATGCGCAAGACGGCGATGAACGAGAACAAGAAGATTGCCGATATTGCGCAATCGGTCATTACCGCGGCGGAGATGTTCAAGTGA